ATACCATCACCAACACCTGGACAAAGAGCGCAGACATACCAACGAGAAGGGGGCATACGACTTTAAGCGCAGTTGGGAATAGCATTGGGAGGTCAGAAAGATGTTCAATGAAGACAGTATCTGTGTGACGTGTGGTGCAGGGCAGTGGTTACCCGGATATTTCCATACAGTGAAGTGCCTGATCTGCACAATCTTCGGGAAGAGGTCGGAAAGAAGCTTGAGAAAATGAAAGAAGAGTCGGTTAGCGCCTAAGGGCGTTATTTTTATGCTCAAAAACAGGAGGGGGACATATGGAAATTTCATTGATAAGTGAAAAAATATATGCTCATCTAGGAATTTTTAAAATTATAGTTGAAGTGTGATGAAAGAAAACAGGGGGAACCATGAATGGA
This Paenibacillus larvae subsp. larvae DNA region includes the following protein-coding sequences:
- a CDS encoding kelch repeat-containing protein encodes the protein MPTARSGLTSSVVGYNIYAIGGWKYNVASKLEIYNTITNTWTKSADIPTRRGHTTLSAVGNSIGRSERCSMKTVSV